From a region of the Roseivirga sp. 4D4 genome:
- a CDS encoding GldM family protein → MAGGKETPRQKMIGMMYLVLTALLALQIKDSVLEKFVLMESGLEVSNASFLDYNQTILGDIQSDVVNQGDKQGDQAVAKVAEGVRNYTNGLAAYLDNLKYELGKVSTGGDTSKLRKRSTLKKYEEPSNYMVNQGFADELKAKLDEYPEKVNGLIALLGKDTMTPEWMESIALKADDIKMYENNQEEKKKDYADFNFYKAPLASVLAQLTFYKNQIYSKEAVALNKLKSFVGTAVSVNPNDIPSIESVQSAPATQSSEPQQVAENDNVANTPSTTPSQPSNTSSDAIDPEDFLTGAFAGIDYAEATVLSESNIITAGLPFKAQAFLTLGNSKLEPTVKMNGQDVTMLGGRGQIDFPTSARESEYDANGLAKKTFEVEITADDGTGSQITRTTTHEYFVARPVIDVRSQSVDVLYLNCNNNLTINVPALGPVYQPRFTVTGATYTQGSTKGQVSVVPNNRAVKIDVSSGGQYIGFREFEARNVPLPALDVRPNGQVYNPNVGLTDMPTRLDLRLNPDAAFAEKYPDDANFYVTKGTIYLTRGTQRKGQIRIDGLTPDVDLSSIRARMASGDQLVVSIEEIARVNYKSEQIPIVFVDNMTMIIN, encoded by the coding sequence ATGGCAGGAGGTAAAGAAACCCCGCGGCAGAAGATGATTGGCATGATGTATCTCGTGCTGACCGCTCTTCTTGCCCTACAGATTAAGGACTCCGTACTGGAGAAATTCGTATTGATGGAAAGCGGTTTGGAAGTTTCAAACGCGTCTTTCTTGGACTACAATCAGACTATCTTAGGCGACATCCAATCGGATGTAGTCAATCAAGGAGATAAACAGGGTGATCAAGCTGTGGCAAAAGTAGCCGAGGGTGTAAGAAACTATACCAACGGACTAGCTGCTTACCTTGATAATCTTAAGTATGAGCTTGGGAAAGTTTCAACAGGAGGAGATACCTCTAAATTGAGAAAAAGATCCACCTTGAAAAAATACGAGGAGCCGTCTAATTATATGGTGAATCAAGGGTTTGCTGATGAGTTAAAAGCAAAGCTCGATGAATATCCTGAAAAGGTTAATGGTCTAATCGCCCTTTTGGGAAAGGATACCATGACTCCAGAATGGATGGAATCAATTGCTCTTAAGGCGGATGATATCAAAATGTACGAGAATAATCAGGAAGAGAAGAAGAAGGATTATGCTGACTTTAATTTCTACAAAGCACCCTTAGCTTCGGTTCTTGCCCAATTGACATTCTATAAAAATCAGATTTACAGTAAAGAGGCTGTTGCTTTGAACAAACTAAAGTCTTTTGTAGGTACGGCAGTTTCTGTTAATCCAAATGACATACCATCGATAGAAAGTGTTCAGTCTGCTCCGGCAACTCAGTCAAGTGAGCCACAGCAAGTTGCTGAAAATGATAATGTAGCTAATACACCATCAACGACACCGAGTCAGCCATCAAACACTTCTAGTGATGCGATTGACCCTGAAGACTTCTTGACAGGTGCTTTTGCAGGTATTGATTACGCTGAAGCTACTGTATTATCTGAGTCGAATATTATAACAGCAGGTTTACCTTTTAAAGCCCAGGCCTTTTTGACGCTTGGTAACTCAAAACTTGAACCGACCGTGAAGATGAATGGTCAAGATGTTACAATGCTTGGTGGAAGAGGACAAATTGATTTTCCAACTTCGGCTCGCGAGAGTGAGTACGATGCGAATGGCTTGGCAAAAAAGACTTTCGAAGTAGAGATTACAGCTGACGATGGAACAGGTAGTCAAATTACCAGGACTACAACTCACGAGTACTTTGTAGCAAGACCTGTAATTGATGTACGTTCGCAATCAGTTGATGTACTGTATCTAAATTGTAATAACAACTTGACAATTAATGTTCCTGCTTTAGGGCCGGTCTATCAGCCGCGCTTTACGGTTACTGGAGCAACATATACGCAAGGTTCTACTAAGGGTCAGGTTTCGGTTGTGCCTAACAACAGAGCCGTTAAGATAGATGTATCAAGTGGAGGTCAATACATTGGCTTCAGAGAGTTTGAGGCTCGAAATGTGCCATTACCTGCACTGGATGTACGTCCTAATGGACAGGTTTATAATCCAAATGTGGGACTTACAGATATGCCAACAAGGCTTGATCTAAGGCTGAATCCTGATGCAGCATTTGCTGAGAAGTACCCTGATGATGCGAACTTCTATGTGACTAAAGGTACTATTTACTTGACTAGAGGGACTCAGAGAAAAGGTCAGATCAGAATTGATGGCTTGACACCAGATGTAGATTTATCTTCTATAAGAGCACGAATGGCTTCTGGAGATCAGCTGGTTGTGTCCATAGAAGAAATTGCTAGAGTAAACTATAAAAGTGAGCAGATTCCTATCGTTTTTGTAGATAATATGACGATGATCATCAATTAG
- the gldL gene encoding gliding motility protein GldL: MASKFVNNFYGNVMPKIYGLGASVVIVGAMFKLEGWAGATVMLVTGLSVEALIFAFSAFEPKSTDYTKLLYDHSKDSNGAASDKGDISLQKMLKEAAMNKEGLQNLKAGMDNLANNAKQMANMSNASVATDEYAKNAKTAAASLARIDQSSAQAATAFSEVANTVKGSGTNQTQLKAATEAYQAQLKDAATQLQALSGAYKTELADTESVAKYMKGYLSNMETMIKGAMNTAKQTEEFQGQMAKLNSNVTSLNKVYGAMLSAMKQSNS; this comes from the coding sequence ATGGCTAGTAAATTCGTTAACAACTTTTATGGCAACGTAATGCCCAAGATCTACGGTCTTGGTGCTTCTGTAGTAATTGTTGGTGCTATGTTTAAGCTTGAGGGCTGGGCTGGTGCAACGGTAATGCTTGTTACTGGACTAAGTGTAGAAGCACTAATTTTTGCTTTCTCTGCATTTGAGCCTAAGAGTACTGACTATACCAAGCTTTTATACGATCATTCCAAAGACAGCAATGGAGCAGCTTCTGATAAAGGAGATATTTCTTTGCAGAAAATGCTTAAGGAAGCAGCCATGAACAAGGAGGGCCTTCAAAACCTGAAAGCCGGAATGGATAACTTGGCTAACAATGCCAAGCAAATGGCCAACATGTCTAATGCATCTGTTGCCACCGATGAGTATGCAAAAAATGCAAAAACTGCAGCTGCTTCATTGGCTAGAATAGATCAATCTTCTGCCCAAGCTGCTACCGCATTTAGTGAGGTAGCTAACACAGTGAAGGGCTCTGGTACAAACCAGACACAATTGAAAGCAGCAACTGAAGCTTATCAAGCTCAGTTGAAAGATGCCGCTACTCAGCTTCAGGCTTTGAGTGGTGCTTATAAAACAGAATTAGCAGATACGGAATCTGTAGCAAAATATATGAAAGGCTACCTGTCGAACATGGAAACCATGATCAAAGGAGCTATGAATACCGCTAAGCAAACTGAAGAGTTCCAGGGCCAAATGGCGAAACTGAACTCGAATGTTACTTCGCTTAATAAGGTATATGGAGCAATGTTATCAGCAATGAAACAATCAAACTCTTAA
- the uvrC gene encoding excinuclease ABC subunit UvrC, with protein sequence MEVTRFTPSDILKLPDSPGVYRYFNEAGVLIYVGKAKSLKKRVSSYFNKNAGVNRKTRRLVSEIKEIEITLVNSEFDALLLENNLIKQNQPKYNILLKDDKTFPYICVSNERFPRIYSTRKFIPSNGTYFGPYANVKVMNNVLRLINNLFTLRTCRFDLSEDNIAKGKFKVCLEYHIGNCKGPCEGLQTEEDYLKDIDQAINILKGSLSIPKQYFKERMSTAAENLEFEQAQKFKEKLDMVDLFQSRSVVVSPKIADLDVFTIITDEKWAFVNYLRIKNGTINLSQTSEVKKRLDESDEEILMLLLIQLRDQYQSSAKEVLVNKPIDFNSDNFKTIQPQIGDKKKLIDLSLKNALFAKKEKYASLENVKDKGNRVLKQLQNDLQLKELPTHIECFDNSNIQGTNPVASMVCFKMGRPSKKDYRHYKIKTVVGPDDFGSMKEVVGRRYKRLLDEDAPLPKLIIIDGGKGQLNAACDALVELGLYGTIPIIGIAKRLEELYFPGDQFALHIDKKSESLRLIQKLRDEAHRFAITFHRDLRSKNSFNFELENVKGLGRVTVNKLLKEFKTMSKIEAASEAELNELVGEARTRLIKNFFQQKKEAK encoded by the coding sequence ATGGAGGTCACCCGCTTTACACCATCAGATATCCTGAAACTCCCCGATAGTCCGGGCGTATATCGTTACTTCAATGAAGCGGGTGTATTGATCTATGTAGGCAAGGCCAAAAGCCTCAAAAAGCGAGTGTCTAGTTACTTCAATAAGAATGCGGGAGTCAACCGGAAAACCAGAAGACTTGTCAGCGAAATCAAAGAAATAGAGATTACACTTGTCAATTCTGAGTTTGATGCTCTCTTGCTAGAAAACAATCTCATTAAGCAGAATCAACCCAAGTATAACATACTGCTAAAAGACGATAAAACTTTCCCCTATATCTGTGTTTCGAATGAGCGCTTTCCGCGCATATACAGCACCAGAAAGTTCATTCCTTCTAACGGCACTTACTTTGGCCCCTATGCCAATGTAAAAGTGATGAACAATGTGTTGAGATTGATTAATAACCTTTTCACATTAAGAACCTGTCGCTTCGATCTCTCCGAAGACAATATTGCGAAGGGTAAATTCAAAGTCTGTCTTGAATATCACATCGGCAATTGCAAAGGTCCATGTGAAGGTTTGCAGACCGAAGAAGACTATTTAAAGGATATAGATCAGGCCATCAATATCCTGAAAGGAAGCTTATCCATACCCAAGCAGTATTTCAAAGAAAGAATGAGTACTGCTGCTGAAAACCTTGAGTTCGAACAGGCGCAGAAATTCAAAGAGAAGCTTGATATGGTCGATCTCTTCCAGTCCAGGTCTGTAGTGGTGAGCCCCAAGATTGCCGACTTGGATGTATTCACGATCATCACGGATGAAAAATGGGCATTCGTGAATTATCTGCGTATTAAAAACGGTACGATCAACCTGTCCCAAACTTCTGAAGTAAAGAAACGACTCGATGAGTCCGATGAAGAGATTCTGATGTTACTCTTGATTCAACTTAGAGATCAGTATCAGAGTAGTGCCAAAGAAGTACTTGTCAATAAGCCAATCGATTTCAACTCAGATAACTTCAAGACAATTCAACCTCAAATTGGGGATAAGAAGAAGTTGATCGACCTTTCTTTAAAGAATGCCCTCTTTGCCAAGAAGGAGAAGTATGCATCTCTCGAAAATGTCAAAGACAAGGGAAATCGAGTGCTCAAGCAACTCCAGAATGATCTGCAATTAAAGGAACTACCAACCCACATTGAATGCTTTGATAACTCTAACATTCAGGGTACCAATCCAGTGGCATCCATGGTATGCTTTAAGATGGGCCGACCTTCTAAGAAGGATTACAGGCATTATAAAATCAAAACAGTAGTTGGACCAGATGACTTTGGCTCCATGAAAGAGGTTGTTGGAAGAAGATATAAGCGACTTTTAGACGAGGATGCTCCCCTTCCAAAGCTTATCATCATTGATGGGGGTAAGGGCCAATTGAATGCCGCCTGTGATGCACTGGTAGAACTCGGTCTATATGGTACCATTCCAATCATCGGCATCGCAAAGCGACTGGAAGAGCTTTATTTCCCGGGCGATCAATTCGCCTTGCACATTGATAAGAAATCAGAGTCGTTAAGGTTGATACAAAAGCTGCGTGATGAGGCACATAGATTTGCCATTACTTTCCATAGAGACCTTAGAAGTAAAAACAGCTTCAACTTTGAGCTTGAAAATGTGAAAGGCCTGGGAAGAGTTACGGTGAATAAATTACTCAAGGAATTCAAAACCATGAGTAAGATAGAAGCAGCCTCGGAAGCCGAACTCAATGAGTTGGTGGGTGAAGCAAGAACGCGGTTAATCAAGAATTTCTTCCAACAAAAAAAGGAAGCCAAATAG
- a CDS encoding penicillin-binding protein 1A: MSLKSKIAQNRPLLKKLTIAAWVFFALGVVGLPTYIWAVSSNMNNWFGELPSYSQLENPDQNLTSTLYTSDGVQLGSGYFRDNRNPVTYDELGDNLINALLAAEDIRFEQHSGIDLESMFRVAYGVLTFNRKGGGSTISQQLAKQLFSTRVLDERDKGKLEGKNRMLDELIYKTKEWILSVRLEKSYTKQEIMAMYYNTVEFGNNAFGIKSAAKTYFNKLPSELTVPEAAVLAGMQKGVTTYRPDNNPENSKRRRNVVMSQMVKYGFLDQTVYDTLRPKDIELTLKQQDQNAGLAQYFREVARGDLRELCKELGYDLYADGLKIYTTIDSRMQAYAEFAMDSAMSKLQARFDTLLAKEERTLWIDSKDREIENFLEDNVIPRTKAYRNLVKQYGEDSDSVDYYMNLPKKLSVFSWNGDIDTVMSSIDSIMYYKQFLQAGFMATDPRTGGIKAWVGGTNFSHFKYDHVRLGKRQPGSLFKPFVYTTAVEQGYSPCFTFKDEAVSIDIPFQDEPWSPQNAEGRFSGEDMTLKTAMAKSVNSVTARVMDIVKPEKVVDMTKRLGIKSTIPPYYSIALGTEVASLYELVGAYGTFANKGVHIEPYYVSRIEDRFGNVIYNEPPRKSRAISEDVAYVMLNMLQETVNSGSGNRLQWEYQLVDRGQKESNLGAKTGTTQNSSDGWFMAITQNLIAGAWVGGDDRAIRFTKWTDGQGARTAMPIVGLFLQQVYADSTLGIEKSLFDRPAELSLEIDCQKFSDVLSTSDSTIIFDDEIY; the protein is encoded by the coding sequence ATGAGCCTGAAAAGTAAAATAGCCCAGAATCGCCCCTTACTTAAAAAGTTGACTATCGCAGCTTGGGTGTTTTTTGCATTAGGTGTTGTTGGCTTGCCCACCTATATATGGGCTGTTAGTTCTAATATGAATAACTGGTTTGGAGAACTTCCATCCTACTCTCAATTAGAAAATCCAGATCAAAATCTGACCTCCACGCTATACACTTCCGATGGCGTTCAACTGGGTTCTGGTTACTTTCGCGATAACAGAAATCCTGTGACTTATGACGAGTTGGGCGATAACCTCATCAATGCTTTACTAGCGGCAGAAGACATTCGGTTTGAGCAACACTCTGGCATTGACCTAGAGAGTATGTTTCGTGTAGCTTATGGTGTGTTGACCTTTAACCGAAAGGGAGGTGGTAGTACCATCAGTCAACAACTAGCCAAACAACTTTTCTCCACCAGGGTATTGGACGAAAGAGACAAAGGAAAACTGGAAGGCAAGAACCGAATGCTTGACGAGTTGATCTATAAGACTAAAGAATGGATACTGTCTGTTCGACTTGAAAAGTCTTATACCAAGCAGGAGATTATGGCCATGTACTACAACACTGTTGAGTTTGGCAACAACGCGTTTGGTATTAAATCAGCTGCTAAGACCTATTTTAACAAGCTCCCTAGCGAACTTACGGTACCTGAAGCGGCTGTTTTAGCTGGTATGCAAAAAGGAGTAACTACCTACAGACCAGATAACAACCCGGAAAACTCAAAACGCAGAAGAAATGTCGTCATGAGTCAAATGGTGAAGTATGGTTTCCTAGACCAGACTGTATATGATACGCTCAGGCCGAAAGACATTGAACTGACCTTAAAACAGCAAGATCAAAATGCAGGACTAGCCCAGTATTTCCGTGAAGTAGCGAGGGGTGACTTGAGAGAACTTTGCAAAGAGCTAGGTTATGACCTCTATGCCGATGGCCTTAAGATTTATACAACAATCGATAGTCGAATGCAAGCCTATGCAGAATTTGCCATGGACAGTGCCATGAGTAAGTTGCAGGCAAGATTTGATACCTTACTAGCTAAGGAAGAAAGGACTCTTTGGATTGATAGCAAAGACAGAGAGATTGAAAACTTCTTAGAAGATAATGTGATACCAAGAACCAAGGCCTATCGCAACTTGGTGAAGCAATACGGAGAAGATTCTGACTCTGTGGATTACTATATGAACCTCCCAAAAAAGCTAAGTGTGTTTTCTTGGAATGGAGATATTGACACCGTCATGAGTTCTATTGACTCTATTATGTATTACAAGCAGTTTCTTCAGGCAGGTTTTATGGCCACAGACCCTAGAACTGGCGGTATTAAAGCCTGGGTTGGCGGTACCAACTTCTCACATTTCAAATATGATCATGTACGATTAGGGAAAAGACAACCGGGTTCACTTTTCAAGCCCTTCGTTTATACCACCGCTGTGGAACAAGGCTACTCTCCTTGTTTCACCTTTAAAGATGAGGCCGTATCGATTGATATTCCTTTTCAGGATGAGCCTTGGAGTCCCCAAAATGCTGAGGGTAGATTCAGTGGTGAAGATATGACGCTGAAAACGGCCATGGCCAAATCAGTGAACTCTGTTACCGCAAGAGTGATGGATATTGTCAAACCTGAAAAAGTGGTCGATATGACCAAGAGGCTTGGTATAAAAAGTACTATTCCTCCCTATTACTCGATTGCTTTGGGTACAGAAGTGGCCTCTCTTTACGAATTAGTTGGGGCTTACGGCACATTTGCGAATAAGGGCGTGCATATTGAGCCTTATTACGTAAGTCGAATTGAAGATAGATTTGGCAATGTGATATACAACGAACCTCCAAGAAAAAGTAGGGCTATTAGTGAGGATGTGGCATACGTGATGTTGAATATGCTTCAGGAAACCGTTAACTCTGGATCTGGAAATAGGCTTCAATGGGAATATCAATTGGTGGATCGCGGTCAAAAAGAAAGTAACTTGGGGGCCAAAACAGGAACAACTCAAAACTCCTCTGATGGTTGGTTTATGGCCATTACACAAAACTTAATCGCAGGTGCCTGGGTTGGTGGCGATGACAGAGCTATTCGTTTTACCAAATGGACTGATGGACAAGGTGCCAGAACGGCAATGCCAATTGTTGGTCTCTTTCTGCAACAGGTATATGCAGATTCGACACTCGGTATTGAGAAATCGCTTTTCGATCGACCAGCAGAGTTAAGTTTAGAAATTGATTGTCAAAAATTCTCCGATGTACTAAGTACATCTGACAGCACGATCATCTTTGATGATGAGATTTATTAA
- a CDS encoding SUMF1/EgtB/PvdO family nonheme iron enzyme, translating to MMRKSVLGLMIVLLLGTTAGCSMFDGFLAGGGKEGKLLEEGQLLGVLDREGWYQELPYGMVAIPAGTFFMGQADEDVAASQINSNRQITVSPFFMDAEEITNNEYRQFLYHVSELAQNGDRYWDATLIASVMPNPKVWEEEFTYHYADRMTQYYWKHAAFDNYPVVGVSWEAAEKFAEWRTINLNNGQQIKYEGGGGLFSFGGKKKDREAAAAAADAAPVLGAVGPAGTANGAAASTFVDTSPIETRYPDFRLPTEAEWEYAARGGREIVKYPWGNPYTRNKDGCFLANFKPGRGAYADDGYPYTAPVNAFLPNPFNLYNMSGNVAEWCRDDFSPVYNPLVWDLNPMFTYNPETDSDSPHFGKKVVRGGAWNDVSYYLQTGTRSFEYRDVASASIGFRCAMDYLGQQ from the coding sequence ATGATGAGAAAGTCTGTACTGGGTCTTATGATTGTACTATTGCTCGGCACCACAGCCGGTTGTAGTATGTTCGATGGCTTCTTAGCAGGAGGAGGGAAAGAAGGAAAGCTGCTTGAAGAAGGCCAGCTTCTTGGTGTCCTTGATAGAGAAGGTTGGTATCAAGAGCTTCCTTATGGTATGGTTGCCATCCCTGCCGGAACATTTTTTATGGGCCAGGCGGATGAAGATGTAGCCGCCTCTCAAATTAATTCTAATAGACAAATCACAGTGAGTCCATTTTTCATGGACGCTGAAGAAATAACAAATAACGAATACCGTCAATTCCTATATCATGTTTCTGAGCTAGCGCAAAATGGAGACAGGTACTGGGATGCTACTTTGATTGCATCGGTTATGCCTAACCCAAAGGTGTGGGAAGAAGAATTTACTTACCACTATGCCGATCGTATGACACAATATTACTGGAAACATGCCGCTTTTGATAACTATCCTGTTGTGGGCGTTAGTTGGGAAGCTGCAGAGAAGTTTGCAGAATGGAGAACCATCAACCTAAATAATGGTCAACAAATAAAATATGAAGGTGGAGGAGGCCTATTCTCTTTCGGAGGAAAGAAAAAGGATAGAGAAGCCGCTGCAGCTGCAGCTGATGCCGCTCCAGTGCTTGGTGCTGTCGGACCTGCTGGTACTGCTAACGGTGCTGCTGCCAGTACTTTTGTAGATACCTCCCCAATCGAAACCAGATACCCTGATTTTAGACTCCCTACTGAAGCGGAGTGGGAGTACGCTGCCAGAGGAGGTAGAGAAATTGTAAAGTACCCTTGGGGAAATCCATACACTAGAAATAAGGATGGATGTTTCCTAGCCAACTTTAAACCTGGTAGAGGAGCCTATGCCGATGATGGCTATCCTTACACAGCTCCAGTTAATGCATTCTTGCCTAACCCATTCAACCTGTACAATATGTCAGGAAATGTAGCAGAATGGTGTAGAGATGATTTTTCACCGGTCTATAATCCATTGGTTTGGGATTTGAACCCGATGTTTACTTATAATCCAGAAACAGATAGCGACAGCCCGCACTTTGGAAAGAAAGTGGTCAGAGGTGGTGCATGGAACGATGTGTCCTACTATCTACAAACTGGAACAAGATCTTTTGAATACCGTGATGTAGCCTCGGCTTCTATCGGCTTTAGATGTGCCATGGACTACCTTGGCCAACAATAA
- a CDS encoding tetratricopeptide repeat protein produces the protein MNARYNGYFYANQYIDEVYQSLEDKYDYNFNDILKVFPDIDSGTVQGNEEKLDDAFKKASQVIEWYKTSDWVDDSYILIGKIRHLRAQFQYAIETFQFVNQTSKDDGARQEALIGLMRTYMDMGDMDNATDVSNYLTLEEELTPENNLDYQVLLAYYHQRQGNEAGIAEALREVNNLISNRDQKARTNFILGQIAQKNGDGQQAFDYYDLALKGNPPYELVFHSELNKMALTDYSKSSADRIQKVYKTFDKMLKDGKNLEYQDKIYYVMGQLEEQRGKLLNAINHYRTGTQVEQPDQRQQGMNFLKLGEIYFDPYENFPLSSQYYDSAIAKLPEDFQNYVAIADKQQVLNDFVTQLNTISRNDSLLNLAEMNPVSLDAFLDQYLRAEAAKQAEIDRQKRKANPISPSVTNTNTDISDDDTWYFYNQAAISQGEREFQRVWGNRPLEDNWRRSSKTTVAVGLDPSLIADNNNNQNQGNETSSATDGTAAEKQKLLETIPRSAEQKDLANAEIQEAYFNLGRIYRFGLKRNSESANSYETLLSRYPKTEFRLETLFALYTLFENTDPGRAEDYKRLIIAEFPESLTAKVLINPNYVQEKEARNLRLQQQYAEAYAKYEAGNYVEADQMLKAALASFEDVDFLPTVELLSAILKAKTEGLFPYEKALEEFTAKYTEGPLFDYANGLLSALKPAKDEILSDRGFDFSEDFQQQHLVAITIDKTLNGVDKVKAIINTLNSERFPNQRLSIGNLTLKKNENVEILYINSFKTKSASQRYRDVLSEVLAEAINQEDTNFHNFAISIDNLQFLFDSEKIEEYMSFHDKFYQ, from the coding sequence ATGAATGCCCGCTATAATGGGTATTTCTATGCCAATCAATACATTGACGAGGTTTATCAAAGCCTGGAGGACAAATACGACTATAATTTCAATGATATTCTTAAGGTTTTTCCTGATATAGATTCAGGCACGGTTCAGGGAAATGAAGAAAAGCTTGATGATGCTTTCAAAAAGGCATCTCAGGTAATAGAATGGTATAAAACCAGCGATTGGGTAGATGATAGTTACATACTCATAGGGAAAATCAGGCATTTAAGGGCTCAGTTTCAATACGCCATTGAGACTTTTCAATTTGTTAATCAAACCAGTAAGGATGATGGTGCACGGCAAGAAGCATTGATCGGCTTGATGCGCACTTATATGGACATGGGCGATATGGACAATGCGACAGACGTTTCGAATTATTTGACTTTAGAGGAAGAACTAACACCTGAAAACAATCTGGACTACCAGGTCTTGCTCGCTTACTATCATCAGCGCCAAGGAAACGAAGCTGGAATTGCCGAAGCACTCCGAGAAGTCAATAACCTCATTAGCAATCGCGATCAAAAGGCCAGAACCAATTTTATCCTAGGACAAATCGCTCAAAAGAACGGTGATGGGCAACAGGCTTTTGACTACTATGATTTGGCTCTAAAGGGAAACCCACCATATGAACTCGTTTTCCATTCAGAATTGAATAAGATGGCCCTGACAGATTATTCAAAATCCAGTGCCGATAGAATTCAAAAGGTATACAAGACCTTTGACAAGATGCTTAAGGACGGAAAGAACCTAGAGTATCAGGACAAGATCTACTATGTGATGGGCCAGTTGGAAGAACAGCGTGGGAAGTTGCTCAACGCCATTAACCATTATAGAACCGGAACGCAGGTAGAACAGCCCGATCAGCGACAGCAGGGAATGAATTTTTTAAAGCTAGGGGAAATCTATTTTGATCCTTATGAGAATTTCCCATTGTCGAGCCAGTATTATGACAGTGCAATCGCCAAGCTACCTGAGGACTTTCAGAACTACGTAGCCATTGCCGATAAACAACAGGTTCTCAATGACTTTGTGACACAATTAAATACCATATCACGAAATGATAGTCTGTTGAACTTGGCAGAAATGAATCCCGTGTCGCTGGATGCATTTCTTGATCAGTATCTGCGGGCTGAGGCTGCCAAGCAGGCAGAAATCGATAGGCAAAAGAGAAAAGCCAATCCCATTTCACCATCAGTTACCAATACCAACACAGATATATCCGATGATGACACCTGGTACTTTTATAATCAGGCAGCGATCAGTCAAGGCGAACGTGAATTTCAGAGGGTTTGGGGAAACAGACCGCTTGAGGATAATTGGAGACGCTCGAGCAAAACAACCGTTGCCGTAGGACTTGACCCTTCCTTGATTGCCGATAACAACAACAATCAAAATCAAGGCAATGAAACATCAAGTGCAACAGATGGCACAGCTGCCGAAAAGCAAAAGCTATTGGAGACCATACCAAGGTCGGCCGAACAAAAGGACTTGGCCAATGCCGAAATCCAAGAAGCCTATTTCAACCTTGGAAGAATCTATCGGTTCGGCCTGAAAAGAAACAGTGAGTCGGCCAACAGTTATGAAACCCTGTTAAGTAGGTACCCCAAAACCGAATTTCGCTTAGAGACCCTTTTTGCGCTCTATACACTTTTCGAAAACACAGACCCTGGCAGAGCTGAGGATTACAAGCGACTTATCATAGCCGAGTTTCCAGAAAGTCTGACGGCCAAGGTGCTTATTAATCCCAACTATGTTCAGGAAAAGGAGGCCAGAAACCTCAGACTTCAGCAGCAATACGCAGAAGCTTATGCCAAATACGAAGCCGGTAATTATGTTGAGGCTGATCAAATGTTAAAAGCCGCGCTAGCTTCTTTTGAAGATGTGGACTTTTTACCAACCGTTGAATTACTATCGGCAATTTTAAAAGCCAAAACTGAGGGTTTATTCCCTTACGAGAAAGCCTTAGAAGAATTTACGGCCAAGTACACCGAAGGACCTTTATTTGATTATGCCAATGGCCTGCTTTCAGCCTTAAAACCTGCAAAAGACGAGATATTGTCAGACAGAGGCTTTGATTTCAGTGAGGACTTCCAACAACAGCATTTGGTAGCCATTACGATAGATAAGACCTTGAACGGGGTTGATAAGGTAAAGGCAATCATCAATACACTGAACAGTGAACGGTTTCCAAATCAAAGGCTATCGATCGGCAATCTCACTTTGAAAAAGAACGAAAACGTAGAGATACTTTATATCAACTCATTTAAGACTAAATCTGCTTCTCAACGTTATAGAGATGTGCTTTCTGAAGTCTTAGCAGAAGCGATTAATCAAGAAGACACTAATTTTCATAATTTTGCTATCTCTATCGACAACTTACAGTTCTTGTTCGATAGCGAGAAGATTGAAGAGTACATGAGTTTTCATGACAAATTTTATCAATAG